From the genome of Vicia villosa cultivar HV-30 ecotype Madison, WI linkage group LG2, Vvil1.0, whole genome shotgun sequence, one region includes:
- the LOC131649066 gene encoding uncharacterized protein LOC131649066 → MSQSPSSKKSSPISETASGSRAPNVVSDQDVVLDVVPLNTVPPSDSARSQPRKMYARKSTGGSVPDTFSVQAQMPASDVDQGVQDDETPVAKDVETAVDNDETSAEKNDEIPVTKDVETSWKFVYQRRLALERELANDALENQEVMQLIKTAGRNAEAQPELEVTDNEVCNTITGGKVKKWPIKSKLSASLLTVKYALLHKIGSANWVPTNHTSTIAVGLGRFIYAIGTKTVFDYGTYIFDQTMRHAGTSATKLPIAFPSLICGIILKQYPGILKAKDSSADSDDDHAAGGDGEKMDADMDADSKDEYKSSSSSDEEMSAAVAVRGF, encoded by the exons ATGTCTCAGAGTCCTTCCTCAAAGAAATCTTCTCCTAtctctgaaacagcatcaggCTCTAGGGCACCAAATGTTGTGAGCGATCAAGATGTTGTGCTGGATGTTGTGCCTTTGAACACTGTTCCTCCTTCCGATTCTGCTCGCAGTCAACCAAGAAAGATGtatgcaagaaaatcaaccggAGGATCTGTCCCAGACACGTTTTCTGTCCAGG cccaaatgcCTGCTTCCGATGTTGATCAAGGTGTGCAAGATGATGAGACCCCTGTTGCTAAAGATGTTGAGACAGCTGTTGATAATGATGAGACATCTGCAGAGAAAAATGATGAGATTCCTGTTactaaagatgttgagacatct TGGAAGTTTGTGTATCAAAGAAGGCTAGCCCTTGAAAGAGagttagcaaatgatgctctggagaATCAAGAGGTAATGCAGCTCATCAAAactgcag GTAGAAATgctgaagctcaacctgagcttgaagtaactgaTAATGAGGTCTGCAACACCATCACTGGGGGTAAGGTTAAAAAGTGGCCCATCAAAAGTAAACTATCTGCTAGTCTCTTGACTGTTAAGTATGCTCTGCTGCATAAAATTGGCTCTGCCAACTGGGTGCCCACAAATCACAcctctaccattgctgttggcTTAGGTAGATTCATTTATGCTATAGGGACCAAGACTGTGTTTGACTATGGGACCTATATTTTTGACCAGACTATGAGACATGCAGGTACCTCTGCCACTAAGCTCCCTATTGCCTTTCCATCCCTAATATGTGGAATCATCCTGAAGCAATACCCTGGCATCTTGAAAGCTAAAGATTCT tctgctgatagtgatgatgatCATGCTGCTGGTGGTGATGGTGAGAAGATGGATGCTGATATGGATGCTGATAGTAAGGATGAATATAAGTCTAGTAGTTCCAGTGATGAAGAGATGA GTGCTGCTGTTGCCGTCAGAGGTTTTTGA